A stretch of Lactuca sativa cultivar Salinas chromosome 6, Lsat_Salinas_v11, whole genome shotgun sequence DNA encodes these proteins:
- the LOC111908808 gene encoding F-box protein GID2 yields the protein MKRSLSKSEDPTNSTIDVKDSKMKKIKLSEDQAPLPEADTAVDVLSDENLLYEILKHVDGRTLGAAGCVSKQWHRTSQDERLWELICTRHWANMGCGNNQLRSVVLALGGFRRLHAHYLWPLSKPSTSTITSSSSSTIAAATSSSSVWPCLPPPRTIGGLSKPTPPKTHWGKDEVQLSLSLLSIRYYEKMNFKNRTK from the coding sequence ATGAAGAGATCATTGTCTAAATCCGAAGATCCTACGAACAGCACCATTGATGTTAAAGACAGCAAGATGAAGAAGATTAAGTTATCAGAAGATCAGGCTCCGCTGCCGGAAGCGGATACGGCGGTGGATGTCCTCTCGGACGAAAACTTGCTGTACGAGATCCTGAAGCACGTCGATGGTCGGACTTTAGGTGCGGCGGGTTGCGTGAGCAAGCAGTGGCATCGGACTTCTCAAGATGAGCGGTTATGGGAGCTGATATGCACAAGGCATTGGGCAAATATGGGCTGCGGCAACAACCAGCTCCGTTCAGTAGTCCTTGCGCTAGGTGGTTTCCGCCGCCTCCACGCTCATTACCTATGGCCATTATCCAAGCCGTCAACCTCCACGATCACCTCATCGTCTTCTTCCACCATCGCCGCCGCAACCTCATCCAGCTCTGTGTGGCCGTGTCTACCACCGCCGCGTACAATCGGTGGTCTCTCAAAGCCTACACCCCCCAAAACTCATTGGGGAAAAGACGAGGTTCAACTCTCGCTATCTCTTCTTTCAATTCGTTACTACGAGAAGATGAATTTCAAGAATCGAACCAAATGA